In the Pithys albifrons albifrons isolate INPA30051 chromosome 31, PitAlb_v1, whole genome shotgun sequence genome, one interval contains:
- the LOC139684111 gene encoding olfactory receptor 14J1-like, with protein KPLHYGTLLGSRACAHMAAAAWASACLYALLHTANTFSLPLCQGNALGQFFCEIPHILKLSCSHSDLRELGLLVVSGFLLLGCFIFIVFSYVQIFRAVLRIPSEQGQSKAFSTCLPHLAVVSLFLTIVFFAYLKPPSISSPSLDLVVSVLYTMVPPTLNPLIYSLRNQELKDAVRKMINGCFSAAKTSLLCSVNGL; from the coding sequence aaacccctgcactacgggacccttctgggcagcagagcctgtgcccacatggcagcagctgcctgggccagtgccTGTCTctatgctctgctgcacacagccaatacattttccctgcccctgtgccagggcaatgccctgggccagttcttctgtgaaatcccccacatcctcaagctctcctgctcacactctgacctcagggaacttggtCTCCTTGTGGTtagtggttttcttttattgggatgtttcattttcattgttttctcctatgtgcagatcttcagggctgtgctgaggatcccctctgagcagggacagagcaaaGCCTTCTCCActtgcctccctcacctggctgtggtctccctgtttctcaccATTGTCTTCTTTGCCTATTTGAAGCCTCCTTCTatctcttccccatccctggacctggtggtgtcagttctgtacACGATGGTGCCTCCAACACtcaaccccctcatctacagcctgaggaaccaggagctcaaggatgctgtgaggaaaatgatcaatggatgcttttcagctgccaaaacctccctgctttgctctgtcaaTGGCTTATAG
- the LOC139684037 gene encoding olfactory receptor 14J1-like, with amino-acid sequence MSNSSSISHFLLLPLADTRQLQLLLLWLFLGISLAALLGNGLIISAVASDHHLHTPMHFFLLNLSLIDLGSICTTVPKAVHSSLWNIRTISYAGCPAQLFLYVCFMSAEFSLLTIMCYDRYVAICKPLHYGTVLGSRACAHMAAAAWASACLYALLHTDNTFSLPLCQGNALGQFFCEIPHTLKLSCSNPYLRELGLIVVCTCVVFCSFVFIVFSYVQIFRAVLRIPSEQGRHKAFSTCLPHLAVLSLFLSTAAFADWKPPSISSPSLDLALSVLYSVVPPALNPLIYSLRNQELKDAMRKMITG; translated from the coding sequence atgtccaacagcagctccatcagccacttcctcctcctgccattggcagacacgcggcagctgcagctcctgctcttgtggctcttcctgggcatctccctggctgccctcctgggcaacggcctcatcatcagcgccgtagcctctgaccaccacctgcacacccccatgcacttcttcctgctcaacctgtccctcatagacctgggctccatctgtaccactgtccccaaagccgtgcacagctccctctggaacatcagaaccatctCCTATGCAGGGTGTCCTGCACAGCTCTTTCTCTATGTCTGTTTTATGTCAGCAGAATTctctctcctcaccatcatgtgctacgaccgctacgttgccatctgcaaacccctgcactatgGGACcgtcctgggcagcagagcttgtgcccacatggcagcagctgcctgggccagtgccTGTCTctatgctctgctgcacacagacaatacattttccctgcccctgtgccagggcaatgccctgggccagttcttctgtgaaatcccccacaccctcaagctctcctgctcaaaTCCttacctcagggaacttgggcttaTTGTTGTTTGTACCTGTGTagtgttttgttcttttgttttcatagttttctcctatgtgcagatcttcagggctgtgctgaggatcccctcggagcagggacggcacaaagccttttccacgtgcctccctcacctggctgtgctctccctgtttctcagcactgcagcattTGCTGACTggaagcctccctccatctcctccccatccctggatctggcactgtcagttctgtactcggtggtgcctccGGccctgaaccccctcatctacagcctgaggaaccaggagctcaaggatgccaTGAGGAAAATGATCACTGGATAG